In Gimesia chilikensis, the genomic window CGATCGGACAGTCGGCCCACAAGGACTTCAGCCATGGTCTGCGAATGAATATTCGGTAGCAGTTTGATAATTTTCTCTCGGACTAGAAAATCTTTTTCTTGTTCCAGCAGTTCTGCAAATTCACGTGTGGCACCATCCGTGTACCAGACTGCCATCGCATTCACATGCTCGGGCATCCGGAAACCTTCCTTGGCCAGAGGCAGAGTTGCGGCGAGAATTGACGACACTCGCTGCAGGTCCTGGGGATCAGGATCCATTTTGGCCAGTTTTTTACAGGCGGTGTCATGGGCGAACGAACTGGTCCCCGCAATCACACGCAGCGCCCAGTCGATTGTCTCTTCGCCTGGTCTGGGTTTTAAATCGCGGTCCGTGCCGACTTCACTTTTGGGAATTACGGTTTTCTCAGGTGCGCTACCAATCGTCGGTACATTTCCATTGGCTTGCATGTTTTTCAGCGACTCAGAATTCGCAGAAACTTTGAAGTCTGAATTCATTCCAGTATTTCCGGCCTGGACGTTCTGCGCGAGTACCTTCAGTTGAGGTAATTCTGTATCGACAGTGATGATTCGTTTTTGAATGTCGATCTCTTTGATCGCCCCACATTTCAACTTCTGAGCAAATGCAAACAGATCTGCAGGAGCTGGCCGCATAATCAACACCAGTTGCTTATCAATCAGGTGTTGTTCCAGTTGAATTGGCTTCGCACTGCCAGGCTGCTGATTTCCCACAACCGGAGCAAGCGTTTGTATAATCAAGGGCATCGCTTCGGGCATGTTATCACTAATGCCGCGCACGATCACAGCGACTCCCGGATTCTGTGCATCGAGGGTGTACTTACTCGTCTCTGCGATGAGATCAACCTGGGAAGAGCCCGTTCCGGAAGCGGGTGACTGCGCTCCCGGTTGCATCGTTGTCGTTTCTGACTTTGAGCTTGTTACCTGCGTCCCATTTCTCTCATCGCTCGACAATGCGTTACTCGATGTCGACCTTGGAGGCGACTGTTGTACAGAACGGGAGCGTGACGAGGAAGTGCTCTTATTACTCGAAGGCGCAAATGGATTGGAACTCACGCGCCGCTGCTCAGGCGAATTGGAACTGCCGCATCCACTGAAGCACAGTGTTCCGGTGAGAAGTACTACCAGTAAAGTTGTTTTCTGAGTTGTAACCAGCATGGCGTATCGGTTCTGTTGATGAGGAAGGTGCCTGCTAAGTACGTGTGACAATTACTGAATGATCAATTGTACTTCACGCACAGGAGGGAGTGACACAAAAATGTGTAATAAATATAGACGTATTAACACAGCGCATGACGCATCTCGTGTCAGATGTATACACCATACCCCAAATTGGACGTATGTGCAACAGCCGTTTGCCTCTCCATTCCCCCAAATCTTCGCCAATTATTAATAAACCGGGTATTATCCCCAATATTGAGCCATTTTGGCCCGCAGAAATGCCACGCTTTCCTGGAGTTCTTCCATCCCGTTGACGCCATCTTCGATGCTGATCCAGCTGTCGAATCCAACTTCTTTTAACTGTGAGAAGATCTCGTCGTAATCATTCAGCCCCTTGCCGATCACACCATGGCTGAGACGACTGGCATATCCCAGGCTGTTTTCTTCTTTGCGCAGGTCCTCAATGGTCCCTTCAATCAGATAACGATCGCTGGCGTGCATCGTAACGACCCGCTCCTTGATCCGTGCCAGGAGTTCCAGTGGATCCTCTCCCGCCAGAATCGTGTTGCTCGGATCATAGTTGACCCCGAAGTAGGGAGAATCAATCCGAGACACCAGATCGCAGAAGACATCCGCCATCTGAGCAAATTCCGGATAGTCCCAGTAATTGTCTTTGTAGTGATTCTCAATGATCAGGGTGAGCCCAAGCTGCTCTGCCAGCGGCAGGCAGGCTTCGATGGAAGAGACCGTATACTGGATGCCCTCTTCCCGGGAAACTTCGGGGCGTCTCTGCCCGGATAGGACTCGACAATATTTTCCCCCCAATGCAGCCGTCATTTCCATCCAGAATTTTTCATGCTCGACCTGCTCTTTACGAAATGCTTCATCAGGATGAGTAAAGTCCGGCGAGCAGCACATCATGGGAATTTCCAATCCCTGATCCGTTGCCATCTTTTTGGCTTCCGGCCAGAAATTCTGATCCTTCATCTCCAGGAAACCGGCATAGAATTCAAGTCCATCAATATCGAGTGTCGCTGCCAGTTCAATCCACTGCTGGAGTGTCATTTCACCGGACAGACACAGTTCATCCATAAAGGCTTTAGGAAACGCGGCTAGTTTGGGCATCGAAGGTTCCAGTTTTTATATTCAACGTTGCAGGAAATGTTTTACATTAGCAGGGTGCTCAACATCAGGGCGTGAGAACCGCTTTGACGATCTCGCCAGAGTGCATCGTCTCGAAAGCAGTATGCCAGTCACTCAGAGACCAGGTACCACCGATAATCGGATCGATGTTCAATTGCCCGGTCGTTAATAACCGAATCACCCGCTCCCAGATCGGCCAGTTATGGCTGAAGCTGCCTTGCAGGCGAATATTCTTCTGTACGAGAGGATCCAGCGAGAAGCCCAGAGGTTGAGGCCCCCAGCCCACCTTACTGATCCAGCCCCCAGGACGAACGATCTCCAGTGACTTCTTCAATGTCACTGACACGCCGGCAGCATCGACCACACCATTCACGCCAAGACCATCTACCGCCAGGCTCCAATCATCCAGACCGGCAATGATCGGTTCACAGCCATACTCGCGAGCAGCGATTTCCAGACGGCCCTGATCCCGTTCCAGACCAACAACTGCAACTTCCGCTCCCTGCAGGCGAGCCATTGCAGCACACAGCAAACCAATGGGCCCCGGCCCGAACACGACGACCCGATCACCCGGTTGAATATCTCCATTCATGACGACTGCATTAAAGGCCACGCAGCAAGGTTCCGTGAGAGCCGCTTTTTCCAGAGGCAGACTGTCAGGCACATGATGCAGACAACGTGCCGGCACCCGGACAAAACTGGTCATGGCACCATTCACACCGTAGCCGAAGCCTTTTCGAGTCGGATCCAGATTGTAGCGTCCCTCGCGAGAGAGCGGATTGTCGGGATCGATGATGGCCGCTGTTTCACTGACGACGCGATCTCCGATCGACCAGTTACGAACCAGTTCACCCGTCCTGGAAATCGTACCAGCAAATTCATGCCCCAGCACAACGGGATAGTTGACCGGCCAACTATGGTCTGCCGTCCATTGATGCAGGTCACTGCCACAGACACCCACGGCTGCCACTTCCAACAGCACTTCATCCGGTCCAATCTCGGGAACCGGAATCTCCTGTAATTCAACCGAGTCTGCCTCGGGAGCATAATTCACGACTGCCGTCTGCATTGATTCCACCTGACTCATTTCTGACCTCCAATCGCAACATCACCGTAAGCGTGTACTTTTTCACAAATCAGCCGCAGTGAATCTTCCAGATCTCCACTGGCGGTCTTAAAGGAATCGGCATCAATGGTCAGCGGTGCTCCCAGTACGACCAGCGGCGCCCCATATTCGGGAGTGCGAATCGCCTGTTCGAGCGAAAGCCCACCCACAGCCTGCACGGGAATGCTGACAGCTTCGACGACTTCTTTTAATTGATCCAGGGGACTGGGCATCCGCTCGCCACGGGCAGCGATTCCCCGACGTTCATCATAGCCGACATGATGAATCACATAGTCGCATCCCAGGTCTTCCAGTTTTTTCGCGGCAGAGACCATGTCATCTGCGAGATTATCTCCCATGACTTCGACGCCATGATCTTTCCCGGCCTTGACCACGCAATGAATCGTTTCTGCATGTGCCCGTGACATCACAACAACGTGCGTCGCACCTGCCTTGGCCATCATTTCCGCTTCCAGGTAACCACCATCCATGGTCTTGAGATCCGCCACGATCGGAGTTTCCGGAAACGCTTTCCGCAACTCCCTGACACAGTTCAAACCCTCTGCCAGAATCAGGGGAGTGCCGGCTTCCAGCCAGTCCACTCCTGCCCGCATCGCCATCGCTGCCGTTTCGAGCGCCTCTTCAATATTGGTCAGATCCAGTGAAATCTGTACGATCGGCTTCATAAATTCATTTCACTTTCTGTGTCTGTAGCGGTAAGCGTCTTAAAAAAAGATGATCTGTTCATCTCTGTAAATCACTTCAAAGTAGACTCGATTTCATCCTAACCAAAGGATTTCAGAAATGCGACTGCTGAGGCTCCGATCCGGAACAGAGCCTCTTATTCCGGGCGGACCTGCTCTCCAGAACGCTCCCCAAATCCAAGCCACAGGCCCCAGAATAAACATGGCATTACGTACACATTCATTTTAGATGATCTCCGCACATCCCACCAGAAGTCTTCGTAAACGTTAAAGTTTAACACCCAAGAGCCCGGCAGTGTGGAATTTGACGGTTTTGAGGTAAATTCTGATCTTCCGGATTCCGATTCGATTAATGGCGTGCTCTGTACGCAAAGGAAAACTGTTTGACTCTGGATGATTGACAGGACAGCCAGAAATGCCTGCTGAAACTATCGATGACTATCAGGTGCAGCACCATCTGAACGAACATCACTCCTCGCTCGGTTTCCGGGCGCTGGTCATATTAATGATTGCACTGGTCGGGGGCGTCAGTTGCGCTCAATGGGTCAGAGGACTCCGCGTTGACAGTTACGTCGGCTCGCTTCAAGCCCCGAAAACGATCGTCACTGCGCGAACCGATGCGGTGATCCAGAAAATGCATGTCACAGAAGGACAGACAGTAGACAGCGAGGATATTGTTGTAACACTCTTTGATCGCTCGCTCGAAAAAACCTGGCAGGTCAAACAACAGCAGTTAGCGGCTCTGGAAGCAGAGTTGGAACAGTCCCAGGCAAAAACTGAAGTTGAACTGGCGTTACGCAATAAAGAAATCGAGTCCGAAGTCTTCCAGGCCAAACTCAAATCATCTCAGTACCTCAAAGAGCAGTACATTCATCAGATTACCAATTTGGCCTGGCAGGACTTCCTGCAGGATTACGATTCGATCTCCAGTAGTGGCTCGAACGAAGAAGTATTTCGCTCACTGGTTTATGAAAGCCGTCTTCCTGATGAGAATCGGATCACCGCCATGCTGCGACAGGAATCTGCTCGTAACTCGGCCGAAGTGTTTGCAGCGCGTGTCAAACTCTGTGAAGAACAGATGGCCGAATTAAAAGCACTGCAAAGAAAACTTCCTCAGCAGATTCGCCTGGCGATGGGAGTCGAAGTGATCAAGAATCGACTCGAACAGGTGAAAAACGAGTTGAAACAACTCGAAACCCAGCGCGAAGACCTGCAGCTCAAAGCTGGTCGCTACGGCACCGTCGGCATGCTTGAAAAAGAAGTCGGCGATACCATCCAGAAGGGGGCTCCTATCGTTGAACTGTTCGATAAAGACCACCCCTATCTGCTGGTTGAAGTCCCCTCTCGCAAGATCAGCCTGTTTGAAGAAGGGACTCAGGTCAAAATTCTTTTCTCGGGAGATCTCAAGGGGAAGGGCGTTGTTCGGAAAATCTCAGAGCAGGCCGTTCGTAAAACCGGTTCCAACGAAAGTCTGATTCTGGTACATGTCGAGCCGGCAGGTCCACTCTGGCCTGAACTGCCTATGGGAACAACCGTCGACATCTCCCTGGAGAAATAATCGACCCAGGCTGCAGAATCGGAATTTCATTCCAGATGCAGTGAAATCCTAACCTCAGATAAAGCCATGCCTTGCGTCAGATGCGCTGCAGTTGAGTGAATTTCGGCTTGCATTCCAAACAAAAAGACTACAATATTTGTCCATTCCAGTGATTCTTGTCAGGAGTAACTTTTCACTGGAGCCTGATCTTTTCTCTCTCACATGCTTGGGGAAACCACCACAGGCGCCCCCTTTTCCGTGAGAGATTTTCAGGTACGTTCTTTAACAAATCGGGTCGTGCGGCTGCAGGAAGCTGGTTCGCCGAGTTTCATTCTCAAACCATTTGTAGTGAGGAGAAGACCGTTGGGTAATTCAGCTACCATTCCTTTTTCAGCACATCAGACAGATCAGTTATCAGTCGATGCGATTGAGGAGATTAAGCTGCGCACCTGGGCACGAAAGAACTACACCGAAGTATCGCAGCGCGACGATCTCTGGCACCCTGTCATCCTGGACGAAATGCTTCGCATTGACCAGGAGTAACTCTGAATCTTCTGGAGCGTCTGGCTCAGTATTCCTTCAGTATCGGAAGAATCTCTGTCTGGCGCTCCCCGGCTGTAACATGGACTTTGCAGGCTTCATCTACAAAGACATTGATCTCACTGCGTACCCCGAACTCGGGTAGATAGATTCCCGGCTCGATCGAAAAGCAGGTCTGAGGCAGGATGAGCCGTTCCTCATGAGTTTCCAGGTTATCCATGTTGGCACCATTCCCGTGGGTCTCCTGTCCAATGCTGTGACCAGTGCGGTGCACGAAGTACTCGCCATACCCCGCTGCTTCGATGACATCGCGACAGGCCTGATCCACTTCCCAGCCTTGAAGTGGCTTACCAGAAGCAAAAGCTTCTTCCACTATGGTAATGCCGGCATCACGTGCTTCCGCCACGATCTGAAAGATCTTCGAGTACGCTTCCGGAACTTCAGTTCCTGCAAAGCCAACGCGGGTCATGTCACTGTAAACACCACGGGGGACATCACACTTGGCCCACAGGTCAACCAGAACAAAATCCCCTTCACGGATCGCCGTATCTGTGCCGGTACCCGTTTCATAATGTGGATTTCCACTGTGTGCTTCACGCGCTACAATCGGAGGGTGATACGTCGTCAGGCCCGTCTCTTCAAAGTGTGCCATGATCACATCACAGACGGCCTGTTCTTCGATACTCCCATGCTCGCGAATCTGACGGGCGATGAATGACCAGGCAACCTCAAACGCTTTGTCGGTACTGACGCCTGCACGCTGATGCAGTTCCCATTGCTCCTGATCCCAGACCGCTTCAAACAGTTGCACCAGATCTCCAGAGGGCACTATGGAGTCGACCGATTCGCGCACCAGTTCCACCGTTCCAGCATCCACTCGGGAAATGTAAGGATTGGCATTGCGCGGTGAATACTCCATCGCAACCTGACCGGTTCCTTTCAGAATCGACGCAAGGCCCGCTTCCAGCTCCTGCCACTTGAGGTAAACAACCTTGTCCCCCGGCAGATGATCGAGTACTCCCGATTCAATTCGGTGGACCAGTTTCAGGGGTGTCCCCACTCGGGGAACAAAGTAAAAAAAGCGACGAGAGCCGATGGCTGCTTCGGGAATATCCAGGATCCGCAGGGCCAACACGTTACTGCCACGAAAATCGTAAAATAGCCAGCCGTCCATCTGAAACTGGTCTAACGCAGCCTGTACCCGGGAAAGATCGAACATCGTCTCATTGCCTGCTGATTCAGAGTAAGCGAGTGGTAGATACGGAACATATTTGCCGTTACCCAAATCAATGTAAGACCTTAGAAATATTATTTCAAGAAGAGATCCGCAGCGGCATCCCTCAAACTGAACGAACTTCCGGGAAAAACCCTCTGTTTGCCGGTGCTTTCTGTTGCGTATCCTCGTAGTGGTCTGGACAATAAACGCCGGTTTTGAGATTCCCCGATCTAAATTGCAACAAATCAGACATTTCTTATTTTTAATCTGAGACTGAGGAGAAATTACGATTTCCACTGTATCGACTGAACTTGCATTCCAGAAGTGTATTTCACCTGATTGTGAGGCCACCTATTCTCTGGATGAAGTATTAACCGGTTGCCCCAAATGTGGCGAGCTGCTTGATGTCACTTATCAGTGGGACCAGGTACCGCTGCCTCAGTCATTACGTGATTTCGAAAAACGCTGGAGCCATCGCAATCGACCACTCGATTTCAGTGGTGTCTGGCGGTTCCGCGAACTACTCCCCTTTGCCAGCGACGAACAGATCGTCACGATCGGCGAAGGCCAGACGATGCTCAAAACCTCTCAGCCTGTCGCTCGCTATGTTGGTGTCAACGATGATGGCCTGTTCCTGCAATACGAAGGACTGAACCCTTCCGGCAGCTTTAAAGATAACGGGATGACAGCCGCGTCTACCCATGCGACCATGGTTGGCGCAAAAGTCGCCGCCTGTGCTTCTACCGGAAACACCAGCGCCTCACTGGCCGTCTATGCCAGTGTCGCTCAGAAATTCAAAGTCGTCGTTTTCGTTGGCAGTGGAAAAATCGCGTTTGGCAAACTGTCACAGGCACTGGATTATGGTGCGAAGACCATTCAGATCCAGGGAGACTTCGACGATGCTCTCGCACGCGTGCGAGAAGTCTGTCAGACCGAAGGCATCTACCTCTGCAACAGCGTCAATCCCTTCCGTCTCGAAGGCCAGAAGTCGATCATGTATCGCGTCCTGGAAGGACTCGACTGGCAGGTGCCGGACTGGATCGTTGTTCCCGGCGGAAACCTGGGGAACTCCAGCGCATTCGGCAAAGCGTTCATGGAACTCAAGGCACTCGGTCTGATCGATCGGATTCCGCGTCTGGCGATCATCAACGCCCAGGGCGCCAACACTCTGTATCAGCTCTATGAAAAAGAGGGGCTCCGCTGGAACGGTGGCCGCTACGACCGCGATCGCTCTACCGATTTCTTCACGAAAATGGATCAGGAAGATCGCCGGGCATCCACTCTGGCCAGTGCGATCGAAATCAATCGCCCCGTCAATTTCTCTAAATCACTCCGTGCCCTCGATGTCTGTGACGGCATCGTGCGTGAAGTCAGTGATCAGCAGATACTGGATGCCAAAGCCCAGGTCGGCGCTGGTGGTCTCGGCTGCGAACCTGCCAGTGCAGCAAGCGTCGCTGGAGCCCGACTCCTTAAAGAAGAAGGCGTCATTGCCGCCGGCGATCGCGTCGTCTGCATTCTGACCGGGCATCAGCTGAAAGATCCCAACGCGACCGTAGCATACCACTCTGCGACTGATGAACATCTGGATGAAAAACTGATGAATCATGGCGTAAACAAAACGCCTTTTTCGAACGGACCTATTGTCGTCGAGAATGATTTAGATAAAATAATAAATGTGATTCGATCTTTCTAATCATAACAACGCGCTGGAAGATTCCTGTAATTGAAACGAAATCTTAATGCACATCAGTGTGTTTCAGCTTCATAACAAAGCGATACTTTAACCGGTGAGAATTAAGATAAGGGAAAAGGAATGAGCACACCCTTTGAGGAATTGGAATACTTGGCTGACTTTCTACCCGAGGAAGGAGAGTCAGTAATTGTTTCACGGAATCATGGTGAACTGGTCTGTGAAAATTTCCAGAAAGAGCGTCCACTGGATGAAATGGCCAGTCCCGAATTCTACGGGCATCTGGTACACGCCAACGAACGGCTCAATGCCCTGGTCGCCCGTCCGGTCTGGATCGCGCTATTGACCTGGTTCTGGGCCTGCGTTCTCATCCATCGCCAAATGGAACTGAGCTGGGATGGCTGGTACCTGGATCTGGGACTGGGCCTGGTCGCCATGGCAGTCTGCTATGCCGCAATCCGCTTCCGCCAGGATCGCTACTTCAAAGACGAAGTACGCCCCACCTTGAACCGCCAGATGTATGGCAGCAACCTGAGCAAATACGCCCTGGTCGGTGTGATCAGACAACGTCCGGAACTGCGTACCCTGCTGGATACGCTCTCACGATCGCTAAACTGATTTTGGTTCCACAGAACCTTCACACTCTGAAGCCTGATACACCACCCGTCCGTGCAAGTAGAGATCGGACTCCAGCTGCTGCACTTCCAGTTCTGTGATGTTTTCAAATGAGGGAATCTGATCAAGGCCGATTCCCGCCATGGGTGTGATCGCGGCCGCTCCACCAACAAGCTTCGGAGCGAGGAATACGTGCACCTCGTCTATCAGCCCTGCATCGAAACCAGATCCGAGCAACCCTCCGCCTCCTTCGATCAGCACGTTTGTCATCTCTCTACGCCCCAGCTCCCTCATGAATGATGTGAGGTCAGGGCGGGTTGAACCAGCGTCTCCTGCTATCAGACACACTTCGACCCCAGCCTGTTCCAGCCGTTGAATATTTTCCGCTGGCGCTGATGGATGAGCCACCACGAGTACCGGAGCCTCAGAGATGGTACGAACCAGCTTTGACTCACATGAGAGCGTCGCCTGAGAATCAACGACAATTCGCGTGAGTGTTCTTTTTCCTGCAGGTCGCGCAGTCAGCAGGGGATCGTCCGATAGTGCCGTTTGATGCCCCACCATGATTGCATCCATACGTCCCCGCAGCTCATGCACGATTTCACGTGACCTGCTGTTGGAGATCCACTGCGAATGCCCTGTGCGGCTGGCTATCTTTCCGTCGAACGTCATGGCCCATTTGGCATGTACCCAGGGCAACCCCTGTGTTACCCGCTTAACAAAAGGCCTCACCAGTCGCTGTGCTTCTGCTTCTAAAAGTCCGACTTCGACTTCAATCCCGGCTGCTTTGAGATCAGCGATTCCACCACCGTCCACATGCGGAGCGGGATCGCGCATCGCAATCACAACTTTTTTCACACCCGCCTGTATCAATGCCTGGGAACAGGGGCCGGTCTTCCCCTGATGGCAACAGGGTTCCAGGGTCACATAAACAGTCGCCCCCCTGGCCTTGTCCTTTGCCATTTGAAGCGCGTGGATCTCAGCATGGGGACCACCACACTTTTGATGATAGCCTTCCCCCAGGAGCTGTAGCCGATCATCTACGATCACCGAGCCCACAGCGGGGTTGGGTTCTACAAAACCTTGCCCCAGGTGGGCCAGTTCCAGGGCACGCTGCATGACAGCTTCAGGACTGGAAAACTGACT contains:
- a CDS encoding HEAT repeat domain-containing protein, yielding MQPGAQSPASGTGSSQVDLIAETSKYTLDAQNPGVAVIVRGISDNMPEAMPLIIQTLAPVVGNQQPGSAKPIQLEQHLIDKQLVLIMRPAPADLFAFAQKLKCGAIKEIDIQKRIITVDTELPQLKVLAQNVQAGNTGMNSDFKVSANSESLKNMQANGNVPTIGSAPEKTVIPKSEVGTDRDLKPRPGEETIDWALRVIAGTSSFAHDTACKKLAKMDPDPQDLQRVSSILAATLPLAKEGFRMPEHVNAMAVWYTDGATREFAELLEQEKDFLVREKIIKLLPNIHSQTMAEVLVGRLSDREDRRDARRALQIMGEIAEKPVLQLLNDPDSSLRIEACNILQSVGTAEAIAALQERAETEENDVVKEQLLRTQTKIEKKLAGK
- a CDS encoding sugar phosphate isomerase/epimerase family protein, which produces MPKLAAFPKAFMDELCLSGEMTLQQWIELAATLDIDGLEFYAGFLEMKDQNFWPEAKKMATDQGLEIPMMCCSPDFTHPDEAFRKEQVEHEKFWMEMTAALGGKYCRVLSGQRRPEVSREEGIQYTVSSIEACLPLAEQLGLTLIIENHYKDNYWDYPEFAQMADVFCDLVSRIDSPYFGVNYDPSNTILAGEDPLELLARIKERVVTMHASDRYLIEGTIEDLRKEENSLGYASRLSHGVIGKGLNDYDEIFSQLKEVGFDSWISIEDGVNGMEELQESVAFLRAKMAQYWG
- a CDS encoding zinc-binding dehydrogenase, with translation MSQVESMQTAVVNYAPEADSVELQEIPVPEIGPDEVLLEVAAVGVCGSDLHQWTADHSWPVNYPVVLGHEFAGTISRTGELVRNWSIGDRVVSETAAIIDPDNPLSREGRYNLDPTRKGFGYGVNGAMTSFVRVPARCLHHVPDSLPLEKAALTEPCCVAFNAVVMNGDIQPGDRVVVFGPGPIGLLCAAMARLQGAEVAVVGLERDQGRLEIAAREYGCEPIIAGLDDWSLAVDGLGVNGVVDAAGVSVTLKKSLEIVRPGGWISKVGWGPQPLGFSLDPLVQKNIRLQGSFSHNWPIWERVIRLLTTGQLNIDPIIGGTWSLSDWHTAFETMHSGEIVKAVLTP
- a CDS encoding orotidine 5'-phosphate decarboxylase / HUMPS family protein, whose translation is MKPIVQISLDLTNIEEALETAAMAMRAGVDWLEAGTPLILAEGLNCVRELRKAFPETPIVADLKTMDGGYLEAEMMAKAGATHVVVMSRAHAETIHCVVKAGKDHGVEVMGDNLADDMVSAAKKLEDLGCDYVIHHVGYDERRGIAARGERMPSPLDQLKEVVEAVSIPVQAVGGLSLEQAIRTPEYGAPLVVLGAPLTIDADSFKTASGDLEDSLRLICEKVHAYGDVAIGGQK
- a CDS encoding HlyD family secretion protein, coding for MPAETIDDYQVQHHLNEHHSSLGFRALVILMIALVGGVSCAQWVRGLRVDSYVGSLQAPKTIVTARTDAVIQKMHVTEGQTVDSEDIVVTLFDRSLEKTWQVKQQQLAALEAELEQSQAKTEVELALRNKEIESEVFQAKLKSSQYLKEQYIHQITNLAWQDFLQDYDSISSSGSNEEVFRSLVYESRLPDENRITAMLRQESARNSAEVFAARVKLCEEQMAELKALQRKLPQQIRLAMGVEVIKNRLEQVKNELKQLETQREDLQLKAGRYGTVGMLEKEVGDTIQKGAPIVELFDKDHPYLLVEVPSRKISLFEEGTQVKILFSGDLKGKGVVRKISEQAVRKTGSNESLILVHVEPAGPLWPELPMGTTVDISLEK
- a CDS encoding M24 family metallopeptidase, which encodes MFDLSRVQAALDQFQMDGWLFYDFRGSNVLALRILDIPEAAIGSRRFFYFVPRVGTPLKLVHRIESGVLDHLPGDKVVYLKWQELEAGLASILKGTGQVAMEYSPRNANPYISRVDAGTVELVRESVDSIVPSGDLVQLFEAVWDQEQWELHQRAGVSTDKAFEVAWSFIARQIREHGSIEEQAVCDVIMAHFEETGLTTYHPPIVAREAHSGNPHYETGTGTDTAIREGDFVLVDLWAKCDVPRGVYSDMTRVGFAGTEVPEAYSKIFQIVAEARDAGITIVEEAFASGKPLQGWEVDQACRDVIEAAGYGEYFVHRTGHSIGQETHGNGANMDNLETHEERLILPQTCFSIEPGIYLPEFGVRSEINVFVDEACKVHVTAGERQTEILPILKEY
- the thrC gene encoding threonine synthase, translating into MTISTVSTELAFQKCISPDCEATYSLDEVLTGCPKCGELLDVTYQWDQVPLPQSLRDFEKRWSHRNRPLDFSGVWRFRELLPFASDEQIVTIGEGQTMLKTSQPVARYVGVNDDGLFLQYEGLNPSGSFKDNGMTAASTHATMVGAKVAACASTGNTSASLAVYASVAQKFKVVVFVGSGKIAFGKLSQALDYGAKTIQIQGDFDDALARVREVCQTEGIYLCNSVNPFRLEGQKSIMYRVLEGLDWQVPDWIVVPGGNLGNSSAFGKAFMELKALGLIDRIPRLAIINAQGANTLYQLYEKEGLRWNGGRYDRDRSTDFFTKMDQEDRRASTLASAIEINRPVNFSKSLRALDVCDGIVREVSDQQILDAKAQVGAGGLGCEPASAASVAGARLLKEEGVIAAGDRVVCILTGHQLKDPNATVAYHSATDEHLDEKLMNHGVNKTPFSNGPIVVENDLDKIINVIRSF
- the ribD gene encoding bifunctional diaminohydroxyphosphoribosylaminopyrimidine deaminase/5-amino-6-(5-phosphoribosylamino)uracil reductase RibD, whose translation is MDPISQFSSPEAVMQRALELAHLGQGFVEPNPAVGSVIVDDRLQLLGEGYHQKCGGPHAEIHALQMAKDKARGATVYVTLEPCCHQGKTGPCSQALIQAGVKKVVIAMRDPAPHVDGGGIADLKAAGIEVEVGLLEAEAQRLVRPFVKRVTQGLPWVHAKWAMTFDGKIASRTGHSQWISNSRSREIVHELRGRMDAIMVGHQTALSDDPLLTARPAGKRTLTRIVVDSQATLSCESKLVRTISEAPVLVVAHPSAPAENIQRLEQAGVEVCLIAGDAGSTRPDLTSFMRELGRREMTNVLIEGGGGLLGSGFDAGLIDEVHVFLAPKLVGGAAAITPMAGIGLDQIPSFENITELEVQQLESDLYLHGRVVYQASECEGSVEPKSV